A region from the Beduinella massiliensis genome encodes:
- the purC gene encoding phosphoribosylaminoimidazolesuccinocarboxamide synthase, whose amino-acid sequence MAQMREMMYEGKAKQVFATDDPTLAIIHYKDDATAFNGLKKGTIVGKGVINNVVSNHLMTLLKEHGVESHLVEQLSERDTLVRRVQIVPIEVIVRNIAAGSLSKRIGYPEGTKLKSTVLEYCYKNDDLGDPMINETHIAAMGLATKEEMDDIASMALKVNEVLTDYLKDLNIELIDFKLEFGRFDGRIVLADEISPDTCRFWDSKTGEKLDKDRFRRDLGDVEEAYQEILHRLMGGEKK is encoded by the coding sequence ATGGCACAGATGCGCGAAATGATGTACGAAGGCAAGGCCAAGCAGGTCTTTGCGACGGACGATCCGACGCTCGCGATTATTCACTATAAGGACGATGCGACCGCTTTCAACGGCCTGAAGAAGGGCACGATCGTGGGGAAGGGCGTCATCAATAACGTGGTTAGCAATCATCTGATGACGCTTCTGAAAGAACACGGCGTGGAAAGCCATCTGGTGGAGCAGCTCAGCGAGCGCGACACGCTGGTTCGCCGCGTGCAGATCGTGCCGATCGAGGTCATCGTGCGCAACATCGCCGCGGGCAGCCTCTCCAAGCGCATCGGCTATCCGGAGGGCACGAAGCTGAAAAGCACCGTGCTCGAATATTGCTACAAAAACGATGATCTGGGCGATCCGATGATCAACGAGACGCACATCGCGGCGATGGGGCTGGCGACGAAGGAAGAGATGGACGATATCGCTTCCATGGCGCTGAAGGTTAACGAAGTGCTCACCGATTACCTGAAGGACCTGAACATCGAGCTGATCGACTTCAAGCTAGAGTTTGGCCGCTTCGACGGGCGTATTGTCCTGGCGGACGAGATTTCGCCCGACACCTGCCGCTTCTGGGATTCCAAGACCGGCGAAAAGCTGGACAAGGATCGCTTCCGCCGCGACCTGGGCGACGTGGAGGAGGCCTATCAGGAGATCCTGCACCGCCTCATGGGAGGAGAAAAGAAATGA
- a CDS encoding uracil-DNA glycosylase: MKTSWPTLMDQIYGCKACGLSAGRTNVVPGEGNLHARLMFIGEGPGAQEDLTGRPFVGAAGQLLDRMLAAIGLAREDVYIANVVKCRPPQNRVPTPDEAAACMPYLRAQVALVRPQVIVLLGATPAKAILGEETRITRDRGKWVERKGVWIMPTFHPAALLRDESKKRPAWEDFQAVRDKLNSLKTQSTEQ; encoded by the coding sequence ATGAAGACCTCATGGCCAACGCTGATGGATCAAATCTACGGCTGTAAAGCCTGTGGCCTTTCAGCCGGGCGAACGAATGTCGTGCCCGGGGAGGGCAACTTGCACGCGCGCCTCATGTTCATCGGAGAAGGCCCCGGCGCGCAGGAAGACCTGACGGGAAGGCCCTTCGTCGGCGCGGCCGGACAGCTGCTGGACAGGATGCTCGCGGCCATCGGCCTTGCGCGGGAGGATGTCTACATCGCAAACGTCGTCAAGTGCAGGCCGCCGCAGAATCGCGTGCCCACGCCGGATGAGGCTGCGGCCTGCATGCCCTACCTGCGCGCACAGGTGGCGCTCGTCCGTCCGCAGGTCATCGTTTTGCTGGGCGCGACGCCCGCAAAGGCGATCCTGGGCGAGGAGACGCGAATCACGCGCGACCGGGGTAAATGGGTCGAGCGCAAGGGCGTGTGGATCATGCCAACATTTCATCCCGCGGCCCTGCTGCGCGACGAGAGCAAAAAACGGCCCGCCTGGGAAGACTTTCAGGCAGTGCGCGACAAGCTGAACTCGCTGAAAACGCAGAGCACGGAGCAATAG
- a CDS encoding alpha/beta fold hydrolase, with the protein MPYVFVHGLGQNASSWERTLSCLALREPADCPELSAFLQGGEVSYGHLYSAFSAHCEGLSQPVDLCGLSLGAVLALQYAIQRPEGVRSLALIAPQYRMPKALLKIQNVVFHFMPEKAFQSTGFHKTAFMELTRSMMDIDLSAGLRRVTCPTLVLCGTKDSANRKAGRQLAEGISSARLQWIEDAGHEVNLEAPEALAERLKRFYGEEGGTHDEKTNVP; encoded by the coding sequence ATGCCCTACGTATTTGTGCATGGGCTGGGACAGAATGCGTCCAGCTGGGAACGTACGCTTTCCTGCCTGGCGCTGCGCGAGCCTGCCGATTGCCCGGAGCTAAGCGCATTCCTGCAAGGCGGGGAGGTTTCCTACGGGCATCTGTACAGCGCGTTTTCCGCGCACTGCGAGGGGCTGTCACAGCCTGTAGATTTGTGCGGCCTGTCGCTTGGCGCTGTGCTGGCGCTGCAATACGCGATTCAGCGCCCGGAGGGCGTGCGTTCGCTCGCGCTGATCGCCCCGCAGTACAGGATGCCGAAGGCCCTTTTGAAGATACAAAACGTTGTCTTTCACTTTATGCCGGAGAAGGCCTTCCAATCGACGGGATTTCACAAGACCGCGTTCATGGAATTGACGCGCTCTATGATGGACATTGACCTGAGCGCGGGGCTGCGCAGGGTGACCTGTCCTACGCTGGTGCTCTGCGGAACGAAGGACAGCGCGAACCGGAAAGCGGGCCGCCAGCTTGCCGAGGGGATCAGCTCTGCCCGGCTGCAGTGGATCGAGGACGCGGGGCACGAGGTAAACCTCGAAGCTCCCGAAGCGCTGGCGGAACGGCTGAAGCGTTTTTACGGGGAAGAGGGAGGAACGCACGACGAAAAGACGAACGTTCCATAA
- the gloA2 gene encoding SMU1112c/YaeR family gloxylase I-like metalloprotein, protein MNLNAIHHVAVIASDYEKSKHFYVELLGFAVVRENTRPERGDVKIDLALGDCELELFCVPNAPKRPSYPEACGLRHLAFRVEDVEETAAELRRLGIETEPIRVDSYTGMRMTFFRDPDGLPLELHE, encoded by the coding sequence ATGAATTTGAACGCCATTCATCACGTCGCCGTGATCGCGAGCGACTACGAAAAATCAAAGCATTTCTACGTGGAGCTTCTGGGCTTTGCCGTCGTGCGCGAAAACACGAGACCGGAACGGGGCGACGTCAAGATCGACCTTGCGTTGGGCGACTGCGAGTTGGAGCTCTTTTGCGTGCCGAACGCGCCGAAGCGCCCGAGCTACCCGGAGGCCTGCGGGCTTCGGCATCTGGCGTTCCGGGTGGAAGACGTGGAGGAGACGGCGGCGGAGCTTCGGCGGCTGGGAATCGAGACGGAGCCCATACGCGTGGATTCCTATACGGGCATGCGCATGACGTTCTTCCGCGACCCGGACGGGCTGCCGCTGGAGCTGCACGAATAA
- the hisF gene encoding imidazole glycerol phosphate synthase subunit HisF — protein MLTKRIIPCLDIRDGRVVKGVNFVSIRDAGDPVECARTYDAAGADELVLLDINASHEGRKTLLDVVARVAEQVFIPFTVGGGITSLEQIRDLLRLGADKVSVNSPAARNPAFISEAAGRFGSQCVVVAMDVKQRSDGSGWDVYVNGGRVNTGLDAVEWAARVERLGAGEILLTSMDGDGAKNGYDLRVTRAIADAVRIPVIASGGAGKLEHFYEAIDQGHADAVLAASLFHFGTYKIADVKRYLAQRGIPVRMTPDGATVR, from the coding sequence ATGCTGACCAAGCGGATCATTCCCTGTCTGGACATCCGGGATGGGCGCGTCGTCAAGGGCGTCAACTTCGTCTCCATACGCGACGCGGGCGATCCGGTGGAGTGCGCGCGCACCTACGACGCGGCGGGCGCGGACGAACTGGTGCTGCTGGACATCAACGCCTCGCACGAGGGCAGAAAGACCCTGCTGGACGTGGTCGCGCGCGTGGCAGAGCAGGTCTTCATCCCCTTCACCGTGGGCGGCGGCATCACGAGCCTGGAGCAGATTCGCGACTTGCTGCGCCTCGGCGCGGACAAGGTGAGCGTAAACTCGCCTGCGGCGCGCAATCCTGCCTTCATCAGCGAGGCGGCGGGCCGTTTCGGCAGCCAGTGCGTGGTCGTCGCCATGGACGTAAAACAGCGGTCGGACGGCAGCGGATGGGACGTCTACGTCAACGGCGGGCGCGTCAACACCGGGCTCGACGCCGTGGAATGGGCAGCCAGGGTCGAACGGCTGGGCGCGGGCGAAATTCTGCTCACCAGCATGGACGGGGACGGCGCGAAAAACGGCTATGACCTGCGCGTCACGCGGGCTATCGCGGATGCGGTGCGCATTCCGGTCATCGCCTCGGGCGGCGCGGGCAAGCTGGAGCATTTTTACGAGGCGATCGATCAGGGGCATGCAGACGCGGTGCTTGCGGCCTCGCTCTTTCACTTCGGCACCTACAAAATCGCGGACGTCAAGCGCTATCTGGCGCAGCGGGGCATCCCGGTTCGGATGACGCCGGACGGGGCGACCGTGCGATAA
- a CDS encoding Na/Pi symporter translates to MLSMIAGLMGGLGLFLYGMKMMGDGLERVAGDRMRRLLEILTKNRLMGILVGAAFTMIIQSSSATTVMVVGFVNAGLMDLLQASGVIMGANFGTSITAQLAAFKLSEIAPVILLGGVVMFMFIKRPAVQKIGIVLAGFGILFVGMDMMSEAMGPMRTNETFIRMIHIAASTPVTAMLIGVVVTCIIQSSSASVVLTQLLAAQGLVTLDMAIYISLGCAIGTCITAVLASVGTTPTARRAAMIHLLYNVIGSTIMLIALQFIPLADWMRAVSGGDIKREIANANMLIKLVEIVVLFGAAPLLVRMSGALVHEEDKPDEDVERRVNFLDPRMLATPSIAVAQAVKETERMGQIAVENMERSMRAFIDQDSGRAAEVAQHEDTINFLNHEITTYLIQIGQQDITGSDAALVGSLYHVINDIERIGDHAENMAEFAQARIRDGIPFSEQGISELEDMWGRVLQLLTLSRDIFHTRTREHLADALELEDEIDDMEKELQQSHIDRLSKGLCTPRSGMLFSDILSNLERVADHATNIAFSIATDEPPEVPKDWSMH, encoded by the coding sequence ATGCTCAGCATGATCGCAGGCTTAATGGGGGGCTTGGGTCTTTTTCTCTACGGCATGAAGATGATGGGCGACGGACTGGAGCGCGTCGCGGGGGACCGCATGCGCCGCCTGCTCGAAATCCTGACGAAGAATCGCCTGATGGGCATTTTGGTCGGCGCCGCCTTCACGATGATCATCCAATCCTCTTCCGCCACGACGGTCATGGTCGTCGGCTTTGTCAACGCGGGGCTGATGGATCTTCTGCAGGCCAGCGGCGTCATCATGGGCGCAAACTTCGGCACGTCCATCACCGCACAGCTCGCTGCGTTTAAGCTTTCTGAAATCGCGCCGGTGATTCTGCTCGGGGGCGTCGTGATGTTCATGTTCATCAAGCGTCCCGCCGTGCAGAAAATCGGTATCGTCCTGGCCGGATTCGGTATTTTGTTCGTCGGAATGGACATGATGTCGGAGGCCATGGGCCCCATGCGCACGAACGAGACCTTCATCCGAATGATCCATATAGCCGCCTCCACGCCGGTGACGGCGATGCTGATCGGCGTGGTGGTCACGTGTATCATTCAAAGTTCCTCCGCGTCCGTGGTCCTGACGCAGCTGCTCGCAGCGCAGGGGTTGGTGACGCTGGATATGGCGATTTATATTTCCCTGGGCTGTGCGATCGGCACGTGCATCACCGCCGTGCTCGCCTCCGTCGGCACCACGCCGACGGCACGCCGCGCCGCGATGATCCATCTGCTCTACAACGTGATCGGATCGACGATCATGCTGATTGCCTTGCAGTTTATCCCGCTCGCGGATTGGATGCGCGCGGTGAGCGGCGGGGACATCAAGCGTGAAATCGCGAATGCGAACATGCTGATCAAGCTGGTCGAGATTGTCGTGCTCTTTGGCGCGGCGCCGCTGCTGGTTCGGATGAGCGGGGCGCTCGTCCATGAGGAGGACAAGCCCGATGAAGACGTCGAGAGGCGCGTGAATTTCCTGGATCCCCGCATGCTCGCCACGCCTTCGATTGCCGTGGCGCAGGCCGTCAAGGAGACGGAGCGCATGGGACAGATTGCGGTGGAGAACATGGAGCGCTCCATGCGCGCCTTTATCGATCAGGATAGCGGCAGGGCGGCGGAGGTCGCGCAGCACGAGGACACGATCAACTTCCTCAACCACGAGATCACGACCTATCTCATCCAGATCGGCCAGCAGGACATCACCGGCTCGGATGCGGCGCTCGTGGGTTCGCTGTACCACGTGATCAACGACATCGAGCGCATCGGCGACCATGCGGAGAACATGGCCGAGTTTGCCCAGGCGCGTATCCGCGACGGTATCCCGTTTTCAGAGCAGGGCATTTCGGAGCTTGAGGACATGTGGGGACGGGTTCTGCAGCTCCTGACGCTTTCTCGCGATATCTTCCATACGCGCACGCGCGAGCATCTGGCAGACGCGCTGGAGCTGGAGGATGAGATCGACGACATGGAAAAGGAGCTCCAGCAGAGCCACATCGACCGTCTTTCCAAGGGGCTGTGCACGCCGCGGTCGGGCATGCTGTTTTCGGATATCCTTTCCAATCTGGAGCGCGTAGCCGACCACGCTACGAACATCGCGTTCTCCATCGCGACCGACGAACCGCCGGAGGTACCCAAGGATTGGTCGATGCACTGA
- a CDS encoding uracil-DNA glycosylase family protein — MADSMAKYRDELLHFVRSVYVGDERRIVYGEGASGAKLMLVGEAPGEQEAMQGRPFVGKAGKNLDVFLAMAGLSREALYITNAVKFRPTKMSPAGRVSNRPPTKEEIALMRPWLLREIALVKPKCIATLGNVPLGAITGGRQTIGAVHGTLVEAREVPCPVFALYHPASLLYNRSLGPVYEQDVAALAQVLPGL; from the coding sequence ATGGCGGACAGCATGGCGAAATACCGCGACGAGCTGCTGCACTTCGTGCGCTCGGTATACGTGGGCGACGAGCGGCGGATCGTATACGGGGAGGGGGCATCCGGAGCGAAGCTGATGCTCGTAGGCGAAGCGCCGGGCGAGCAGGAAGCCATGCAGGGGCGTCCCTTCGTCGGAAAGGCTGGGAAGAATCTGGACGTCTTCCTCGCGATGGCGGGGCTTTCGCGCGAGGCGCTTTACATCACGAACGCCGTAAAGTTCAGGCCGACGAAGATGTCGCCAGCGGGCCGCGTGTCCAACCGCCCGCCAACGAAGGAGGAGATCGCGCTGATGCGTCCCTGGCTGCTGCGTGAAATTGCGCTCGTGAAGCCCAAATGCATCGCGACGCTGGGCAACGTGCCGCTGGGGGCAATCACCGGCGGCAGGCAGACGATCGGCGCGGTGCACGGTACGCTGGTGGAAGCGCGGGAGGTTCCGTGTCCCGTATTTGCGCTTTATCATCCGGCGAGCCTGCTCTACAACCGAAGTCTGGGGCCTGTGTACGAGCAGGACGTGGCCGCGCTGGCGCAGGTCCTCCCCGGCCTGTGA
- the purB gene encoding adenylosuccinate lyase has translation MIDRYTRPEMAALWTKERKFQTWLEVELNATDAWVQLGKVPPEAARRMRENAKFTVERIEEIEETTRHDVVAFTRCVAESLGDESKYLHFGLTSTDVVDTALSSLLSKACGILEADMRAFIDMLARQAKKYKMTPCMGRTHGVHAEPTTLGLKFALWYAEMKRNLDRLEHAHRTIAVGKISGAVGTYANVDPFVEQYVCEHMGLSASPISTQVLQRDRHAELMTTFAIIASSLEKFATEVRGLQKTELREVEEPFRKGQKGSSAMPHKRNPINCEQICGLARIIRGYSVTALENITLWHERDISHSSTERIILPDATELLDYMLHKLCGILGDLFVYPENMLKDMDKSMGLIFSQHVLLTLIEKGMLRETAYDVVQKNAMRAWEEQVPFKSLIEKEPVVQERLTQAELDDCFNLAYHYTHVDDIFHQLGLDD, from the coding sequence ATGATCGACCGCTACACCCGGCCTGAAATGGCGGCCCTGTGGACGAAAGAAAGAAAATTTCAGACCTGGCTGGAGGTCGAACTGAACGCCACCGACGCATGGGTGCAGCTGGGCAAGGTGCCGCCGGAGGCGGCGCGCAGGATGCGCGAAAATGCGAAGTTTACGGTGGAACGCATCGAGGAGATCGAAGAGACCACCCGCCATGACGTGGTCGCCTTCACGCGTTGCGTGGCGGAGAGCCTGGGCGACGAATCGAAGTACCTGCACTTTGGCCTGACCAGCACGGACGTGGTGGATACCGCGCTCTCCTCCCTGCTCAGCAAGGCCTGCGGCATCCTGGAAGCGGATATGCGCGCGTTCATCGACATGCTCGCGCGCCAGGCCAAGAAGTACAAGATGACGCCCTGCATGGGCCGCACGCATGGCGTGCACGCAGAGCCGACGACGCTCGGACTCAAGTTCGCGCTGTGGTATGCCGAAATGAAGCGCAACCTTGACCGCCTTGAGCACGCGCACAGGACCATTGCCGTGGGCAAAATTTCCGGCGCGGTCGGCACCTATGCCAACGTTGACCCGTTCGTGGAGCAGTACGTCTGCGAGCACATGGGGCTTTCTGCGTCGCCCATCAGCACGCAGGTGCTACAGCGCGACCGCCATGCGGAGCTGATGACGACGTTTGCGATCATCGCCTCCAGCCTGGAAAAGTTCGCCACTGAGGTGCGCGGATTGCAGAAGACAGAGCTGCGCGAGGTGGAGGAGCCCTTCCGCAAGGGCCAGAAGGGTTCTTCGGCGATGCCGCACAAGCGTAACCCCATCAACTGCGAGCAGATCTGCGGCCTTGCGCGCATCATCCGCGGCTATTCCGTGACCGCGCTGGAAAACATCACGCTGTGGCACGAGCGGGACATTTCGCACTCCTCGACCGAGCGCATCATCCTGCCGGACGCCACGGAGCTGCTCGACTACATGCTGCACAAGCTGTGCGGCATTCTGGGCGACCTGTTCGTGTATCCGGAGAACATGCTGAAGGATATGGACAAGTCCATGGGCCTGATCTTTTCCCAGCATGTGCTGCTTACCCTGATTGAAAAGGGCATGCTGCGCGAGACGGCGTACGACGTGGTGCAGAAGAATGCGATGCGCGCCTGGGAAGAACAGGTGCCTTTCAAATCGCTGATCGAAAAGGAGCCGGTAGTGCAGGAACGCCTCACGCAGGCGGAGCTGGACGACTGTTTTAACCTCGCCTATCACTACACGCATGTGGACGACATCTTCCACCAGCTGGGCCTTGATGATTGA
- the hisH gene encoding imidazole glycerol phosphate synthase subunit HisH, translated as MIAIIDYGMGNLRSVQKALEFLGHEAVITDERAALSAAERIILPGVGAFGDAMAQLKRRELDKAVLEAAETGKPLLGICLGMQLLFASSEEGGRFEGLGIIPSTMTRFPDRGLKVPHMGWNSLNLRPCPLFEGLPESPYVYFVHSYYASEVSDAWTVATCDYGAPFTAAVRRGNVYGTQFHPEKSGAAGLQMLQNFAALKEGC; from the coding sequence ATGATCGCCATCATCGATTACGGCATGGGCAACCTGCGCAGCGTGCAAAAGGCACTGGAATTTCTCGGGCATGAGGCGGTCATCACCGACGAGCGCGCGGCGCTTTCGGCGGCGGAGCGTATCATCCTGCCGGGCGTCGGGGCGTTTGGCGACGCCATGGCGCAGCTCAAGCGCCGGGAACTGGATAAGGCGGTGTTGGAGGCGGCCGAGACAGGCAAGCCGCTGCTGGGCATCTGCCTAGGCATGCAGCTGCTCTTCGCCTCCAGCGAGGAGGGCGGGCGCTTTGAAGGGCTGGGTATCATCCCCTCGACGATGACGCGCTTTCCGGACCGGGGGCTTAAGGTGCCGCACATGGGCTGGAACAGCTTGAATCTGCGGCCTTGCCCGCTGTTCGAGGGACTCCCCGAATCCCCTTACGTGTACTTTGTGCATTCGTATTACGCATCCGAGGTGTCGGACGCGTGGACGGTCGCGACTTGTGATTACGGCGCGCCCTTTACGGCTGCGGTGCGCAGGGGAAACGTTTACGGCACACAGTTTCACCCGGAAAAGTCCGGCGCGGCGGGACTTCAGATGCTGCAAAACTTCGCCGCGCTGAAGGAGGGCTGCTGA
- the trmL gene encoding tRNA (uridine(34)/cytosine(34)/5-carboxymethylaminomethyluridine(34)-2'-O)-methyltransferase TrmL, whose translation MHIVLVEPEIPQNTGNIARTCAATGCTLDLVEPLGFKLEDKYLKRAGLDYWPMVEVRVHASFEALLKFYPAASFFYATTKAPHDYASVAYPQDAFLVFGRESRGLPENLLSCVYDRCIRIPMVEGARSLNLSNSVAVIVYEALRQQGFPAMRSAGQLTGREEPDAPWLDYL comes from the coding sequence TTGCATATCGTTTTGGTTGAACCGGAGATTCCGCAAAATACCGGCAATATCGCGCGTACCTGCGCGGCGACGGGGTGCACGCTCGACCTGGTGGAGCCCCTCGGATTTAAGCTCGAGGACAAATACCTGAAGCGAGCGGGGCTGGATTACTGGCCCATGGTCGAGGTCAGGGTGCACGCGTCTTTTGAGGCGCTGCTGAAGTTTTATCCGGCCGCGTCGTTTTTCTATGCGACGACCAAAGCGCCGCACGACTATGCGTCCGTCGCTTATCCTCAGGACGCGTTCCTCGTCTTCGGCCGTGAATCGCGCGGCCTGCCGGAAAATCTGCTTTCCTGCGTATACGACCGCTGCATCCGCATACCGATGGTAGAGGGGGCGCGTTCGCTCAACCTGTCCAACTCGGTGGCGGTCATCGTATACGAGGCGCTTCGCCAGCAGGGCTTTCCGGCCATGCGGAGCGCCGGGCAGCTCACCGGCCGGGAGGAGCCGGACGCGCCGTGGCTCGATTACCTTTGA
- a CDS encoding NfeD family protein: protein MVDFLVTNLPILLCLVVGTGLVILEVFLPGFGVPGISGLVLLAIGVGVTIMTHGMMAALGVLIIIIAIVAIAISLSLRSAAKGALSNSPLILNNTALDEGGENGYEDMQVLLGKEGKARTVLRPSGIGEFEGVRLNVVTEGEFLEADSDIQIVSVEGRRIVVRKAKEKAE, encoded by the coding sequence ATGGTAGATTTTCTCGTAACCAACCTGCCGATTCTGCTTTGCCTCGTGGTAGGGACAGGGCTCGTGATTTTAGAGGTTTTTCTCCCTGGGTTCGGCGTGCCGGGCATTTCAGGCCTGGTGCTGCTGGCCATCGGCGTGGGCGTGACGATCATGACCCACGGCATGATGGCGGCGCTGGGGGTGCTCATCATCATCATCGCGATCGTGGCCATTGCCATATCGCTCTCCCTGCGATCGGCGGCAAAGGGGGCTCTTTCCAATTCGCCGCTGATCCTCAATAACACCGCCTTGGACGAGGGCGGCGAAAACGGGTACGAAGATATGCAGGTACTGCTGGGCAAGGAGGGCAAGGCGCGTACGGTGCTGCGCCCGTCCGGTATCGGCGAATTCGAGGGCGTCCGTCTCAACGTGGTGACGGAGGGCGAGTTCCTGGAAGCGGACAGCGACATTCAAATCGTGTCCGTGGAAGGAAGGCGCATCGTGGTGCGCAAGGCCAAGGAAAAGGCCGAATGA